From the Vibrio metoecus genome, one window contains:
- a CDS encoding DUF2860 domain-containing protein, with protein MKIVYSWLTALFVAPLTCAAQGPDKNQPGWDVTLSLNSFYIHTQSQMNTNDDNAITANLQQSGQTTSEFLFAPLGNVQYTFASGNTQIFAGQSSDQVIEGQLQAEIGITHQFDRLGEFTLAYFPSLPGVNETWRDPYLTQTARSATDISAQGGRLAYTAPFALPLTLRYAYLDYKVDEERSGATSGLTSSQLALLDRNSEYQQVSAEVSLPLSRSWSFVPKISYTKRDAQGDAFDFSALDYQLGINTFFGPQALFLTLSYGQEEYETEHPIFAQTRDADHWSAFALYVYRAPFGWKNVSINAMAGISETDDVVTFFDQQSTFLSTGVAFDF; from the coding sequence ATGAAAATTGTTTACTCTTGGCTTACCGCTCTATTCGTTGCGCCATTGACATGCGCCGCTCAAGGGCCTGATAAAAATCAACCTGGTTGGGACGTCACCTTAAGCCTTAACAGCTTTTATATACACACCCAATCTCAGATGAATACCAATGACGACAATGCCATAACGGCCAATTTGCAACAATCAGGACAAACCACTTCTGAGTTTCTGTTTGCGCCACTGGGAAATGTGCAATACACCTTTGCATCTGGAAACACTCAAATTTTTGCTGGACAAAGTTCTGACCAAGTCATCGAAGGGCAATTACAAGCTGAGATCGGCATCACGCATCAATTTGATCGGCTTGGGGAATTCACTTTGGCTTATTTTCCTTCACTGCCGGGAGTGAATGAAACGTGGCGTGATCCCTATCTTACCCAAACAGCAAGATCAGCAACTGACATCAGCGCCCAAGGCGGACGTTTGGCTTACACTGCCCCATTCGCTTTACCTCTGACACTGCGCTATGCCTATTTAGATTACAAAGTGGATGAAGAGCGAAGTGGTGCAACATCCGGATTAACGAGCTCACAGTTGGCGTTGTTGGATCGAAATAGTGAGTACCAACAAGTCTCCGCTGAAGTCTCTTTACCACTGAGCCGCTCTTGGTCTTTCGTTCCCAAAATCAGCTATACCAAGCGAGATGCACAAGGCGATGCTTTTGATTTTTCTGCACTGGATTATCAACTTGGTATTAATACCTTTTTTGGGCCACAAGCTCTGTTTTTGACGCTCAGTTATGGTCAAGAAGAATATGAAACCGAACACCCCATTTTTGCTCAGACCCGCGATGCTGATCATTGGAGTGCTTTTGCTCTTTATGTTTACCGAGCACCTTTTGGTTGGAAAAATGTCTCGATCAATGCGATGGCTGGCATCAGTGAAACCGATGACGTGGTGACCTTTTTTGACCAACAATCAACTTTTCTTTCAACCGGTGTCGCCTTTGACTTTTAG
- a CDS encoding D-hexose-6-phosphate mutarotase yields the protein MDLYSLNTVTALSDCVTIVQQDQVKIVRVNHDKARAAISLHGGHVLSFQPKGEADLLWMSSQAIYDGKAALRGGIPVCWPWFGRIAAPAHGFARSQEWKLIEHRENEQGVIVTLGLQATPESLAIWPYQFDVRLYVEISESLKVTLDITNTDDKAWIFSGALHSYLNVGDIRETHTTGIGAEYIDSLQEGRVCSSSGPLTLSDTIDRIYTQPEAAIKVQDPALTRTLIVENQGHNSAVLWNPWQKGAQAMADMNNDGYLHFLCVESTLHASSLATGKTLQPGENHKLVTFISSQAH from the coding sequence ATGGATTTATACTCTCTGAATACCGTCACGGCACTGTCTGATTGCGTAACGATTGTTCAGCAAGATCAAGTTAAAATCGTGCGTGTTAATCATGATAAAGCCCGTGCCGCAATCTCACTGCACGGTGGTCATGTCCTTTCCTTCCAACCGAAAGGCGAAGCCGACTTGTTATGGATGAGCTCGCAAGCGATTTATGATGGTAAAGCGGCGCTGCGTGGGGGCATTCCTGTGTGTTGGCCATGGTTTGGTCGTATTGCTGCCCCAGCACATGGCTTTGCACGCAGCCAAGAGTGGAAATTGATTGAACACCGTGAAAATGAACAAGGTGTTATCGTCACTCTCGGCTTGCAAGCCACGCCAGAGAGCTTAGCCATTTGGCCCTATCAGTTTGATGTTCGTTTGTACGTTGAAATCAGTGAAAGTTTGAAAGTGACGCTCGATATCACCAATACAGATGACAAAGCATGGATCTTCTCCGGTGCTTTGCACTCTTACCTGAACGTGGGGGATATTCGTGAAACTCACACTACAGGGATTGGTGCTGAATATATTGACAGCCTACAAGAGGGCCGCGTTTGTTCTAGTTCTGGGCCATTGACACTCTCTGACACTATCGACCGTATTTATACCCAACCTGAGGCTGCGATCAAAGTGCAAGATCCCGCCCTCACCCGCACACTGATCGTAGAGAATCAAGGCCACAACTCTGCTGTTTTGTGGAACCCTTGGCAAAAAGGTGCGCAAGCGATGGCGGATATGAATAATGATGGGTATCTACACTTCTTGTGTGTTGAATCAACCCTGCATGCATCATCACTGGCTACAGGTAAAACTTTACAGCCAGGGGAAAACCATAAGTTGGTGACTTTCATCTCTAGCCAAGCACATTAA
- the gap gene encoding type I glyceraldehyde-3-phosphate dehydrogenase → MTIKVGINGFGRIGRFVFRAAQERADIEVVGINDLIDVDYMAYMLKYDSTHGRFNGTVEVKDGNLIVNGKTVRVTAERNPADLKWGEIGVDVVAEATGLFLTDETARKHIEAGAKKVVLTGPSKDKTPMFVMGVNHKTYAGQDIVSNASCTTNCLAPIAKVLNDNFGIESGLMTTVHATTATQKTVDGPSAKDWRGGRGASQNIIPSSTGAAKAVGVVLPELNGKLTGMAFRVPTANVSVVDLTVNLQKAASYDDIKAAMKAASEGELAGILGYTEDAVVSTDFNGDTRTSIFDADAGIALTDKFVKVVSWYDNEIGYSNKVLDLIAHISK, encoded by the coding sequence ATGACTATCAAAGTAGGTATTAACGGTTTTGGCCGTATCGGTCGTTTCGTTTTCCGTGCAGCACAAGAGCGTGCTGACATCGAAGTTGTAGGTATCAACGACCTGATCGACGTAGATTACATGGCTTACATGCTGAAGTACGACTCAACTCACGGTCGTTTCAACGGCACTGTTGAAGTTAAAGACGGTAACCTAATCGTTAACGGCAAAACTGTACGTGTAACTGCAGAACGCAACCCAGCTGACCTGAAATGGGGCGAAATCGGTGTTGACGTTGTTGCTGAAGCAACAGGTCTGTTCCTGACTGACGAAACTGCTCGTAAACACATCGAAGCTGGTGCGAAAAAAGTTGTTCTGACTGGTCCTTCAAAAGACAAGACTCCAATGTTCGTAATGGGTGTTAACCACAAGACTTACGCTGGTCAAGACATCGTTTCTAACGCTTCTTGTACTACTAACTGTCTGGCGCCTATCGCTAAAGTACTGAACGACAACTTCGGTATCGAGTCTGGCCTGATGACTACTGTTCACGCAACAACTGCAACTCAAAAAACAGTTGACGGTCCTTCAGCGAAAGACTGGCGCGGTGGCCGTGGTGCTTCTCAAAACATCATCCCATCTTCAACTGGCGCAGCGAAAGCAGTAGGCGTTGTTCTTCCAGAACTGAACGGCAAACTGACTGGTATGGCTTTCCGCGTACCAACTGCTAACGTTTCTGTAGTTGACCTGACTGTTAACCTGCAAAAAGCAGCGTCTTACGACGACATCAAAGCAGCTATGAAAGCAGCTTCTGAAGGCGAACTCGCTGGTATCCTAGGCTACACTGAAGATGCAGTCGTTTCTACTGACTTCAACGGTGACACTCGCACTTCTATCTTCGATGCTGACGCAGGTATCGCACTGACTGACAAATTCGTTAAAGTGGTATCTTGGTACGACAACGAAATCGGTTACTCAAACAAAGTTCTTGACCTGATCGCTCACATCTCTAAGTAA